A window of the Poecile atricapillus isolate bPoeAtr1 chromosome 17, bPoeAtr1.hap1, whole genome shotgun sequence genome harbors these coding sequences:
- the SYNGR2 gene encoding synaptogyrin-2: MEGGGGAYGAAKAGGAFDLVRFVQQPQVLARIVSAVFALIVFACLVGDGYTSRAEDPRLFCIFNHNEDACRYGIGIGVLAFLACIFFFMVDVYFPQISNTTDRKYLVLADLGFSGLWTFLWFIGFCFLTNQWSWTRAEDVYIGADSARAAITFSFFSIFSWGLLLTFAHKRYKMGVEDFAQSYADPSPEVSAPYSSYPNISHESYQQPPFTHTADAPEGYQPPPVY, encoded by the exons ATGGAGGGCGGCGGAGGCGCCTACGGGGCGGCCAAGGCCGGCGGTGCCTTCGACCTGGTCCGCTTCGTGCAGCAGCCGCAGGTGCTGGCGCGGATCGTCAGCGCG GTCTTCGCCCTGATCGTGTTCGCCTGCCTGGTCGGGGATGGCTACACGAGCCGGGCCGAGGACCCCCGGCTCTTCTGCATCTTCAACCACAACGAGGACGCCTGTCGCTACGGCATCGGCATCGGCGTCCTCGCCTTCCTCGCCTGCATCTTCTTCTTCATGGTGGACGTCTATTTCCCCCAGATCAGCAACACTACCGACCGCAAGTACCTGGTCCTGGCCGACCTCGGCTTCTCAG GTCTCTGGACCTTCCTGTGGTTCATCGGCTTCTGTTTCTTGACCAACCAGTGGTCCTGGACACGGGCCGAGGATGTGTACATCGGAGCGGACTCTGCCCGTGCTGCCATCACCTTCAGCTTCTTCTCCATCTTCTCCTGG ggACTCCTGCTCACCTTCGCTCACAAGAGGTACAAAATGGGGGTGGAGGACTTTGCTCAAAGCTATGCCGACCCCAGCCCGGAGGTTTCGGCTCCCTACTCCAGCTATCCCAACATCAGCCATGAGAGCTACCAGCAGCCACCCTTCACGCACACAGCGGATGCCCCGGAGGGTTATCAGCCACCACCAGTGTACTGA
- the TK1 gene encoding thymidine kinase, cytosolic, producing the protein MNCLTVPGVHPGSPSRPRGQIQVIFGPMFSGKSTELMRRVRRFQLAQYRCLLVKYAKDTRYSSSGVSTHDKSTMEALPAGLLKDVYQEALAAAVIGIDEGQFFPDIVEFCETMANTGKTIIVAALDGTFQRKAFGSILNLVPLAESVVKLNAVCMECFREASYTKRLGAEQEVEVIGGADKYHSVCRACYFHKRPRQAGPENKENVPLGLRQLETAAPRKIFT; encoded by the exons ATGAACTGCCTGACGGTGCCCGGTGTCCACCCCGGCTCCCCAAGCCGCCCCCGCGGGCAGATACAG GTGATCTTCGGGCCCATGTTCTCCGGAAAGAG CACGGAACTCATGCGGCGAGTGCGGCGGTTCCAGCTCGCCCAGTACCGGTGTCTGCTGGTGAAATATGCCAAGGACACGCGCTACAGCTCTTCTGGGGTCTCCACACACGACAA gAGCACCATGGAGGCCCTGCCTGCCGGGCTCCTCAAGGACGTTTACCAGGAGGCGCTGGCTGCCGCCGTCATCGGCATCGATGAGGGCCAGTTC TTCCCAGATATTGTGGAGTTCTGCGAGACAATGGCAAACACTGGGAAAACCATCATTGTTGCTGCTCTGGATGGGACTTTCCAGAGGAAG GCCTTTGGGAGCATCCTGAACCTGGTGCCGCTGGCGGAGAGCGTGGTGAAGCTGAACGCTGTGTGCATGGAGTGCTTCCGGGAGGCCTCCTACACCAagaggctgggagcagagcaggag GTTGAAGTGATTGGAGGAGCTGACAAGTACCATTCTGTGTGCCGAGCCTGCTACTTCCACAAGCGACCCCGGCAGGCCGGGCCAGAGAACAAGGAGAACGTGCCCCTGGGCCTGAGGCAGCTGGAGACAGCTGCCCCTCGGAAGATCTTCACTTGA